Within the Arthrobacter sp. V1I7 genome, the region CCACCTCGGCGTGGCCGAGCTGGCGGGCGTGGGACTGGCTTCCGCGGTGCTGCATACGGCGGTGGGCCTGATGGTCTTCCTCGCCTACTCCACGACGCCGGCGGTGGCCCGGGCGGTGGGCAACGGACAGCTGCCCAAGGCCCTCGCGGCCGGGCGCGACGGCATCTGGCTGGCCGTGCTGCTCGGGACCATTCTTGCCGCGGCTGGTTTCGTCGCCGCCGAACCACTCCTGGAGCTGATGGGGGCCCAGGGTGAAGTGCGGATGTTCGCTGTGGACTACCTGCGCTGGTCAATGCCGGGACTCGTGGCGATGCTGCTGATCTTCGCGGGCACCGGGGTGCTGCGGGGCCTGCAGGACACCCGCACCCCGCTCGTGGTCGCCGCCGCCGGCTTCACGCTGAACATCGTGCTGAACTTCTTCCTGGTCTACGGGCTGCACTGGTCCGTCACCGGCTCTGCGATCGGCACCAGCATCGCGCAGTGGGCCATGGCCCTTGTCTATGTCGTGATGGTGCAGCGCAACGCCCGCAACCACGGGGTGTCCCTGCTGCCGGAGTGGCGGGGGATCCGGTCCATGACCAAGGTGGGCTCATGGCTGATGCTGCGCACGCTGAGCCTGCGGATCGCGATCCTGGCCACGGTCGTCGTAGTCACCGCCCAGGGTCCGGTGAACCTCGCCGCCCACCAGCTCGCCATGACCGTCTTCACCTTCCTGGCCTTCGCACTGGACGCTCTCGCCATTGCGGCGCAGGCCCTGATCGGCAAGGAGCTCGGCGCGGGCCATCCTGCGGCGGTCAGGGAGCTGACTGGGACCATGGTCCGGTGGGGCCTCGGGTTTGGAGTGCTCACCGGAGTCCTGCTGGCTGCCGCCGCACCCTGGGCCGGCCTCCTGTTCACCTCCGATGCGGAGGTCCGCTCCGCGCTCACGCTCGCCCTGTGGGTGCTCGCGGTGGGCCAGCCTGTCGCCGGGTATGTTTTCGTCCTCGACGGGGTGCTCATCGGGGCGGGGGACGCGAAATACCTGGCGGTCGCCGGCGTCGTCAACCTGGCCCTCTACCTGCCGCTGTTGCTGGCGGTCCGGATGTCCGGGGCCGACGGCGGTGCGGGGCTGCTCTGGTTGTGGGCCGCCTTCTCGCTGGGCTACATGCTGGCCCGGGCCCTCACGCTGGGACTCCGGGCGCGGACCGACCGGTGGATGGTGCTCGGCGCACGCTGAACAGGAGCAGCCGGCATGCGCTGCGGGTGCTTCGCACTAAACTGGACGGGTGACTCACCCCGCAAACCCTGACGCGTCCACCGCTCTGCCCGCCGACGCGGACTTCTGGAAGCCCGTGCTCGTCCGGGCCGCCGTCGCGCTGGGCTTCGGTGCGCTGACCGTGTTCTGGGCCTCCCCCTCCGCAGCGGGAATGGGCTGGGCGGGCGGGCTCTACCTGCTGGCCACCGGAGTGGTGTTGATCTGGAGCGTCAACAAAACGGGTTTCCCCAGCGGCGCCGGATCGGGAAAAATCCTCTCCGCCGCGGGGTCGCTGCTGGCCGGAACGGGTGCTGCCGTCGGGCTGCTCGGCAGCAGCCTCGTCTTTGGCGTCGTTGGGGCTCTCGGGCTGGGCCTGGCCGCCGCCGCGGAACTGTACCTCGGGATCAGCAACCGCCGCCGCAGTGCGCTGGCACGGGACTGGATCGCTTCCGGCGTGATCGGGCTCGGCACGGCGGCCGCGCTGCCCTTCTTCATCAGCCTCGGACCGCACGCGCTGCTCGGGGTCGCCGGCGGCGGCGCCATCATCAGCGGGGTGCTGTGGATGCTGGCGGGACTGACGCTGCGGCACGATGCGCGGCGCGATTCCCCGGAGACCGTAAACTAGTAACGACAGGTTCTACCCTGCGTAGAACAATTGCGGTATCAAAACTGCCACGCCCCACCGGCGAGGCTGCAGGAGGAAATCACCTTGGCTCAGCAGAAACCCGGAGAACCGCGCAGCCTGCGGACCTCGGTCAAGGGACCCCTCCTGTTCTCCGCGTTCTGGGCAGTGCTCGCCTTCTTTGCCGTCCTGATCTTCGCCTCCGGCGGCAGCGCCAAGACGCCCCGGTTCGACCTGGCCTTCACCGGGGCCGGTATCGCGTTCATCGTCCACCCTGGTCCTGGCCGCCATGCTCTCAATGAGCCACAAGGGCAACGACGAGCACCTGGGCAAGGGATCAGGCGTGAACCTCAGCTCCAGGAAGCCGGCTTCCGGTTCCGGTGGCTATCCGGCACGGCCGGATTCCGACGCTCCCGGGGCCAGCCCCGACGGCGCGCCCGGAGACGGGCTCCGCTAGCCGGCTGGGACGCCCGGCGTCCCCGTTCGCCCCGGCGTCCCGGTGCCGCCGGGACTCAGGACGCGGCCTTGCGCGCCCGGTAAGCCGCCACGTGTGCCCGGTTCGCGCAGTTTCCGGTGTCGCAGTAGCGCTTGGAGCGGTTGCGGCTGAGGTCCAGCACCACCGCGTCGCAGTCCTCCGCCGCGCAGACCAGCAGCCGGTCCATCTCCTTGCTGCGGATCACATCGACGAGGGCCATGGCGGCCTCCGTGCTCATCCGGTCGGCCAGCGGAGCCGCCGGGGTGGTGGCGTGCAGGTGCCAGTCCCACTCATCGTGCTTGACGAGCTGGGGGAGTGCCCTGGCGTCCCGCAGGAGCCGGTTCAGGGTGTTGACGGCCGTGGACTCCTCGGCGAGCCACAGTTCCGCGAGTTCAGCACGAAGGCGGTGCACACTGGCGAGCTCGGCCACGTCCCTGGTCCGGGAGCCGGTGAAGCCTTCGGCCGCCAGAAACCGGTCCAGATCCGCCGTCGTGGCCAGCTCCTCGTCGCCGTTGGCGGCGGTGTTGATGAGCTTGACCACGGAACGCAGGGCAACCTCCGTGTCAGGGGCAAAAACCATCTTGACTCCTTACGTCGGTCTGGCGTACTGTCAGGACCGTAACCTCATCTTACTCCTGACAGGAGGCAGCCCGTGTCTGCCGCACGCCGCTCCGCCGATGCACCGGCC harbors:
- a CDS encoding CGNR zinc finger domain-containing protein, whose amino-acid sequence is MVFAPDTEVALRSVVKLINTAANGDEELATTADLDRFLAAEGFTGSRTRDVAELASVHRLRAELAELWLAEESTAVNTLNRLLRDARALPQLVKHDEWDWHLHATTPAAPLADRMSTEAAMALVDVIRSKEMDRLLVCAAEDCDAVVLDLSRNRSKRYCDTGNCANRAHVAAYRARKAAS
- a CDS encoding MATE family efflux transporter, whose amino-acid sequence is MPASSPPSAALPSPASRRREILRLAVPAFGALIAEPLFLLADSAIVGHLGVAELAGVGLASAVLHTAVGLMVFLAYSTTPAVARAVGNGQLPKALAAGRDGIWLAVLLGTILAAAGFVAAEPLLELMGAQGEVRMFAVDYLRWSMPGLVAMLLIFAGTGVLRGLQDTRTPLVVAAAGFTLNIVLNFFLVYGLHWSVTGSAIGTSIAQWAMALVYVVMVQRNARNHGVSLLPEWRGIRSMTKVGSWLMLRTLSLRIAILATVVVVTAQGPVNLAAHQLAMTVFTFLAFALDALAIAAQALIGKELGAGHPAAVRELTGTMVRWGLGFGVLTGVLLAAAAPWAGLLFTSDAEVRSALTLALWVLAVGQPVAGYVFVLDGVLIGAGDAKYLAVAGVVNLALYLPLLLAVRMSGADGGAGLLWLWAAFSLGYMLARALTLGLRARTDRWMVLGAR